The genomic window GGGAACGCGTCAAGGAAGGAGCGGAGCTGGCCGGATCGAGCCAGAAGGCGCTGGCCAACATCGTTGACGCCGTCGGTCAGACCACCGGTCTCATCAAGGAAATCGACCAGGCGACTTCGGAACAAAGAAAGAACATCTTGCAGGTTGCCGAGGCAATGGAGCGGCTGAGAGGTCTCGCCAACGAAATCTCCGGCCTCACATCGGAACAGGGCAAACGCCGCGAACGCGCCGGAAACATCATGCAGGACGTGTATCAGCTGTCTCAGAACGTCTCGACTTCCACCCAGGACCAGGTGCGAAGCGCCGACCAGGTGATGCAGGACGTTATGAACGCCAACAAACGCGCCGAAAACATCACCAACATGACCACGGCGCAGAGAGAACGCAGCCAGGCGCTGCAGCAGATCATGCAGGAAATGAGCAATACCGCCTTGACCAACGCCTCGGGCGCCAAGAACTCCCAGCAGTTCTCCGACCGTCTTGCGGAAGTTATGGCGGACTTCTCCATCTTGATCGCCCAGTTCAGGATCGAACAAAGCGGTGGAGACGGAGACGGGCGTCCCAAGTTGAGAACCGTTGCGCAACCGTCCGTCCAGGCGGTTTCCGACGAGCTGAACCTCAATTCCTGATCCCTGCATGGCATTGTATGCAACGACGGTCGTCGGGCGGCAGCCCGGCGGCCGTCCCCGGGTGTACCGTGAAATCCGGAGCCTAGAACGTGAGGATTTTACGTAGAAAGAGTCACACAAATGCCAAAACGTATTCTGGTTGTAGATGATTCGAACCTGATGAGGCATTGCATCGTTCAGTGCCTCTCGGACGCCGGCCACCAGGTCGTCGGTAAAGCCCGGGACGGGAACGAAGCCGTGGCACTGTACAAGCAACTGCGTCCGGATGTGGTCACCATGGACGTCACCATGCGGGGCAAGGACGGCATCTCAGCCGCCAGGGATATCCTTGAGCTCAATCCGGAAGCATTAATCATTTTTTACACTCTACTCGATTCTCCGAATATGGAAGCTCAACTTCAAAACATCGCGATAATGAAAGTGATCAAAAAAGGGGATGAAGAGGAGCTTCTTCGTACTTTGGCAGCTTTGGATTAAAGGACTCCTGCTGCTGGGCGGTTTTCTTGTCCGGCGTATGCGGGAGTTCACTGTAATCATGAATGATATGATGGTCGACTTGACCGTGGTTGAGTTTTGTGCGGCTTGTCGCATGCAACGGTTGCCATGGAAAAGGACAAATCGACCGGAGAATGAGGCTCATATGGCAGAATCCCAAGACTTCCTGCAGGAATATGTGGAAGAGGTCAAGGAGCATCTCCAGGAATTGGAGCATTCCCTTCTCGTTCTGGAAAAGGAAGGGACCAACAAGGAAGAAATCAATCAGATATTCCGGGCGGCCCATAGCATCAAAGGTGCTTCCGCATATATGGGGCTAGAGGGACTGGCCAACCTCACTCACCGACTCGAAAGCCTGATCAGTGAAATCCAGAGCCAGTCGCGACCTGTGCCGCCCGAAGGGATAACCGTCATGCTTTCCTGCGTCGACTTCGTCGCGAACGCGGTGAGACAATTGCAGGAAACCGGCATGGAACCTGCCTTACCGGAGTCTCTGCTCGAAGACCTGCACGATGTGCTCTCCCTGAGGGAGGCGGAACCCGAGGTGCCGCCGCCTTTACCGGACGAGCCCGTTGGAGTTGTCCCGGAACCGGACGCATCGGCTGCGGTCAGTCCCATGGCAATGCGGGAAGAATTCGACCAGGTGAGGCTGGATATCGGCAGTGAGGACCTGGAGGCGGCTCTCGACGAGATGGACGGGCTCATAGAAAAACACCGGCAGTCCGGCCAATCCCTCGACGCAGAGGAAACGCTCCCATTGGAGGCAACCGAACCTGAAGGCGATTTCCACCGGGCGAGGGACTTCCCCCGGGAAGAGGCGCCTTCCGAACCCGGTTTCGACGCGGTGGAGACCTTACTGGGGGCAACCGAACCCGAAGGCGATTTCCACCGGGCGGAGGATTTCCTCCGCAAAGAGGTGTCTTCCGAACCCGGTTTCGATGAGGCTGGGGCCTGCCTGCGGGAAGAGGAACAGCCCGTATGGTCACTTGATGAGATGGAAGAAATCCAGGAGGAGGACCAGGAACTCTACAAGATATTCCTCAAAGCGTTCTCCGAAGGACTGACCGAAATCGGCGGAATCCTGGAATCGTCCACCGGAGATTCTCTGCCGGAGGCCGACGCCGATGGCGTCCGAGACATCATCCGACGGCTCATCGCCTCTTCCCAGTACATGGACTACGAGAAGCTGGCCGCCGCGCTGTCGGAATGGGAGAACAGGATGAACAGGCTCGGCAAGGCCCCTCCCGCTTACCAGAGAGCGCCCGTGCAAGAGCTGTTCGAATCTCATCGCCGGCGTTTCCGGGACATACTGCCCGGTCTGAGGCAGCTGTCGGATGGGGATTCCGGGAAGGGAATACCTGAAGATACGGGAGCGTCTCCCGAAGAAGATGAAGAGCTCTTCTCCATTTTTTCGGATTCCTTTCGCGAGGCCTTCGCGGAACTGGCGAATCGCATCACCATTTCTCCCGAATCGATCCTGTCCGAGGACGAGCTCGAGGCATCCCGCAGCATCATCAAACGGATGATCATGTCGTCCCAGTACATGGATTATCAGGACGTCGCCAACGCCCTGATCGAAATGGACGAATCCATCCTCAACACCTCGCGGCAGAGCGGTGCGCACGGGGAGTTCCTTCTCGCTCAGCTCAACGATTACGGCGCGCGGCTGCAAAAAATGATTCCCGGCCTGGATCTTCCGTTTCCGCTTCGTCCCGATGAATCGCCCCAGGCTAACCGCGAGGGGATGAGCGAGGAAGACGGCGAGCTCCTCACCATCTTTCTCGATTCATTTCGGGAGCTCTATTTCAAGCTCCACGTCCTGATCCCGGAGGCACCGGGGGAGTTCCTCTCCGCAGAGAACTTCGAGCAATGCCTCGAGCTCTTCAAACGGTTGAAATCCTCCTCACAGTATATGGACTATGAGGAGGTTTTGAATCTCGTCAATGAGGTGGAAATCAACTTTCAACACTCACACCTGTCCGGGCTGGGGGATGGCCAGACGTTGTCGGAGCTGTTGCATCGTTACGGGAAGCGGTTGGAGAATGCGCTTCCAGGGCTGGCGCAGCTTTCACCCACCGCGGAAGCGGTTCCCGAATCGGCGCCGGCCGGTGAATCCGTGACGGCCCTCGACACGGGGATCGACCAGATCGATTTGCTCATTACCCCGGACCAGGTAATGCCCGAGAACCTGTCGGCGGACGATATCGCACCCGAGGCTCCCGTACCCGACACCAAGCCTCCGGTGGTCCCGACTGTCGCCGGAAAGGAAAAAGAGCCCAAACCGGACCTGCCTGCCAGGTCCACTGAGAAAAAACAGCAGAAAGGCCGTGTTGTAACGGTCGCTGAAGAAATAGCCCCGTCTTCGACTCTGCGCGTGGATGCGCAGAAAGTGGACCAGTTGCTCAACCAGGTCGGAGAACTGGTGGTGACGAGGTCCGAATTCATCCAGTTCTCCACTTCCTTCAGGGATATGCTCCGGGAGATCGTGGCCCAGGGGAAACTGACGAAACAGGAAGTAAGAAGACTCCGTGCGTTCAGTTTCAGGCTGAACGAGTCCACCATTTCGCTGGGCCGGGTGGCCAACGACCTCCAGGACTCGGTGATGCGCATCCGGATGCTCCCGATTTCGTTTCTTTTTCAGCGCTTTCCCAGGGTCGTGCGCGATCAGTCGCTCAAGCTCGGGAAAAAAGTGGAACTGCTGGTCGAGGGCGGGGAGACGGAAATCGACAAGAGAGTTCTGGAACAGATGAATGATCCCATCGTGCAGTTCTTGCGCAACGCAATCGCTCACGGGATCGAGACCCCTGAAGAGCGCAAGCGCGCCTCCAAGCCCGAAACGGGGATGATCCGCCTCTCCGCCTTCCACCAGGGGGACTACGTGACCCTGCAGATTGAAGACGATGGGCGCGGCATCGACACCAAGAAGCTGAGGACCATCCTGGAGGAACGCAGAGAGCTCAGTACCCACGAATTGGAACGTCTCTCCGACCAGGAACTCATGTATGCCATATTCCTGCCCGGCGTCTCCACTCACGAAGGAGTGGACGAAACCGCCGGACGGGGTGTGGGGTTGGATGTGGTCAAAGAAAACGTGGAACGCATGAACGGAGCCATCGAGGTCGAGTCATACGCCGGTCTCGGGACTCGATTCACCATCAAGATCCCTCTTACCGTGGCCATCATCAGGGCCTTGCTGGTCAAGGGCGCTCAGCAGATTTTCACCATCCCTCTGAGCACCGTTTCCGAGATACTCCGGTACACCGAGGACGCAACGCACACCATCGAGGGGTTCGAAGTCATATCTTTGCGCGGCAAGACCATTCCCCTGGTCCATATCGGGAAGCTGCTCAAAATGTCGTCCGTGGTGGACGAAAACGAACACCGGTCCATCGTCATCGTGGCGACGAGCTTCCGGGAGGTGGGCCTGGTGGTGGACGGCCTGTTGGGTGAGCGTGAAGTGGTCATCAAGCCGCTGGAAGACGGCGTCCACAAATTCGATGGATTCTCGGGGGCAACGCTCCTGGGCGACGGGACGGTCTCCTTGATCCTCGATGTTTCGTCCCTGCTCAGGATCATGAAGGATGCCTTCCGGGATCCCAGAATGGTGAGGGCCGAGACCTTG from Syntrophobacter fumaroxidans MPOB includes these protein-coding regions:
- a CDS encoding response regulator, which produces MPKRILVVDDSNLMRHCIVQCLSDAGHQVVGKARDGNEAVALYKQLRPDVVTMDVTMRGKDGISAARDILELNPEALIIFYTLLDSPNMEAQLQNIAIMKVIKKGDEEELLRTLAALD
- a CDS encoding chemotaxis protein CheA; protein product: MAESQDFLQEYVEEVKEHLQELEHSLLVLEKEGTNKEEINQIFRAAHSIKGASAYMGLEGLANLTHRLESLISEIQSQSRPVPPEGITVMLSCVDFVANAVRQLQETGMEPALPESLLEDLHDVLSLREAEPEVPPPLPDEPVGVVPEPDASAAVSPMAMREEFDQVRLDIGSEDLEAALDEMDGLIEKHRQSGQSLDAEETLPLEATEPEGDFHRARDFPREEAPSEPGFDAVETLLGATEPEGDFHRAEDFLRKEVSSEPGFDEAGACLREEEQPVWSLDEMEEIQEEDQELYKIFLKAFSEGLTEIGGILESSTGDSLPEADADGVRDIIRRLIASSQYMDYEKLAAALSEWENRMNRLGKAPPAYQRAPVQELFESHRRRFRDILPGLRQLSDGDSGKGIPEDTGASPEEDEELFSIFSDSFREAFAELANRITISPESILSEDELEASRSIIKRMIMSSQYMDYQDVANALIEMDESILNTSRQSGAHGEFLLAQLNDYGARLQKMIPGLDLPFPLRPDESPQANREGMSEEDGELLTIFLDSFRELYFKLHVLIPEAPGEFLSAENFEQCLELFKRLKSSSQYMDYEEVLNLVNEVEINFQHSHLSGLGDGQTLSELLHRYGKRLENALPGLAQLSPTAEAVPESAPAGESVTALDTGIDQIDLLITPDQVMPENLSADDIAPEAPVPDTKPPVVPTVAGKEKEPKPDLPARSTEKKQQKGRVVTVAEEIAPSSTLRVDAQKVDQLLNQVGELVVTRSEFIQFSTSFRDMLREIVAQGKLTKQEVRRLRAFSFRLNESTISLGRVANDLQDSVMRIRMLPISFLFQRFPRVVRDQSLKLGKKVELLVEGGETEIDKRVLEQMNDPIVQFLRNAIAHGIETPEERKRASKPETGMIRLSAFHQGDYVTLQIEDDGRGIDTKKLRTILEERRELSTHELERLSDQELMYAIFLPGVSTHEGVDETAGRGVGLDVVKENVERMNGAIEVESYAGLGTRFTIKIPLTVAIIRALLVKGAQQIFTIPLSTVSEILRYTEDATHTIEGFEVISLRGKTIPLVHIGKLLKMSSVVDENEHRSIVIVATSFREVGLVVDGLLGEREVVIKPLEDGVHKFDGFSGATLLGDGTVSLILDVSSLLRIMKDAFRDPRMVRAETLH